The genomic segment GCCAAGATCACCATCCAGACGAAGGCCGCCCAGCGATACGCGAGGATGCCCAACCACAGGCCCCGCCGGCCGGGCTGCGGCGGGAGCGGCGGGCGTTCCTCGGACGATGTGGCCACCAGCGCCGGCCTCCCGGCCTCCCGGCCTCCCGGCCTCCCGGCCTCCCGGCCGAGCCTAGCGAGCCCTCACCGGGGTGGTCAACGGCCGACGGTGGAGACTCCGGACGGCAACATCTACGGGGTCATCGAAAGGCGGGTCTACAGGCCCCCCCTGAGCGCGTCGTCGACCGCTCACGACGGCTGGTCGTTGATCCGAACCTGGATCTCTTCCTCCGGCCGACGCTCTTCCTGCTTGACATAGGCCGTCAGGGCTCGCCGATCGGCGTCCGTGAGCGGCGGCTGAACGATGGCACGCGGCCAGAGACGTCGCTTCTTGACCACGTTCATCTCGGCCGCCAGGAGCGTCACCTGCGCCCCGAGATAGATCCACGCGAGGAGCCCGATCACCGTCGCGAACGTGCCGTACGTCTCGCTTGCCCCCTGCAGCTGATGGCTGACGAAGTAGCCACCGAGGGCCTGGAGCGCGGTCCACGCGGCGGCGGCGACGATGGCGCCCGGGCGTACGTCTGCCCAGTCGACGTCCTCCGTCGTGAGGATCCGGAAGGCCAGCATGAACAGGATGAAGTTCAACAGCAGCGAGATCGCAACCCCCAAGATGCCGAA from the Candidatus Methylomirabilota bacterium genome contains:
- a CDS encoding YhjD/YihY/BrkB family envelope integrity protein; the encoded protein is FGILGVAISLLLNFILFMLAFRILTTEDVDWADVRPGAIVAAAAWTALQALGGYFVSHQLQGASETYGTFATVIGLLAWIYLGAQVTLLAAEMNVVKKRRLWPRAIVQPPLTDADRRALTAYVKQEERRPEEEIQVRINDQPS